The genome window GCTCAGTTCCAAACGTCATCCCTCCGGCCATAGGCATTAATTAGCAGCACTGCATCCATGAGCAATTAAGTTGAAAAGTCACATGGCTGGAATTGGACATCTAAGGTCATCCAGACCCCCTCTACTGGAGTGCTGAAACACTCTTGATGGCAATATTCATAACCCAGACAACAAACAAGCACGCAAACAAGAGAAAAGCCACCAGGTAGGAAATGCTTCCACCCAAAGGATGTCAATGAGTAGAAGATTATCTATCACCTCTAAGAatgtcctttcctcttttctttcttttttttttttttttttttttttttttttttttttttttttttttttttttttaggtattttttgttgttgtttatttttactgtgtttgtgtgtgcttgtgtgtatgtatgtgtgtgagagcacacatgtgtatacctAAGAGGCAAAGCAAAGCAGTATCTTACCCACCAGcaaccttttctctcttttttttttttttaaagtcaaggtCTCACAGagccaggatggcctcaaatctGCTATGTTGCTGAGAAAGgctttaactctttttttttttttaaatgtctcaaaatacaaactattttcttatacttttttattctgtaaataaataataagcacaGGACTTGTGAGATTTATAACATGAAAAATATGGTTGACAACATATATGAATTACCTACTTTACCCtttttatcttcctgcctcaacctcctagcTGCTGCAATCACAGTGATGCACAACCACACCTAGCCACTAGTCAGGTATTTACTTATTTCTACCACTTGTTGAAAGGTGGGTGAAATCTAGAAACAGGGCATTAAAATGTGACAGATGTAAACGAATTGATACTTCCAAGAAAGCAACAGTAGCTAAGTAACTGAGCCAGTGGttctggaaggcagagaagacAGCAAAGGCCTGTGGGCCTCGGATGGCACAGATGTGCTGTGTGGGCCTCAGATGGCACAGATGTGCTGTGTGGGCCTCAGATGGCACAGATGTGCTGGGTGGGTCTCAGATGGCACAGATGTGCTGGGTAGGCCTCAGATGGCACAGATGTGCTGGGTGGACCTCAGATGGCACAGATGTGCTGGGTGGGCCTCAGATGGCACAGATGTGCTGGGTGGGCCTCAGATGGCACAGATGTGCTGGGTGGGCCTCAGATGGCACAGATGTGCTGGGTGGGNNNNNNNNNNNNNNNNNNNNNNNNNNNNNNNNNNNNNNNNNNNNNNNNNNNNNNNNNNNNNNNNNCTCAGATGGCACAGATGTGCTGTGTGGGCCTCAGATGGCACAGATGTGCTGTGTGGGCCTCAGATGGCACAGATGTGCTGTGTGGAAGACAGAGTTTcgttttgctttagtttttaagtTGAGTTAGTTATCAATATTTAGAAATCAAAAGTTTCACAGAATCTAATAATGAAAGGATAATCTGACAACACCAcacccacctcctccaccacGCACAACCGGCTATTTGGTGCCACGCATACTCCATACACAGGCCAGCCTTCTCTCGGCCCCCTCAACCCTACTCAGGGCACTGACTTGGTGTGATGACTCTACGTCATCCAGCCTTAGACTACAGCCCTTCCTTGCAAAATCAAAATGTAATCTCTATCAGGAGGTAAATTACCTATTCAATAAAGCATCCAGATTGAAAAGTGTCCAACCAAGTAATGGACCACACTATCCTATGCCCTATCTATGGTGGCTATCatttcagttgtcaacttgacaggatctaggaGTTCCTAGAaaaggagtctcagtgaggagtGATGTAGGTTAGGTTGGGTATCGGCATGCCTATGAGGGATTTTCTTAAgtaggctgaggtgggaagacccaccctaaatgggGCTAGTACCCCTGTGTTGGTCCTAGAGTGCATCAAAAGGAGACCGAATTGGACAGCAGCACTGTTCTCTTCTGATTGTGGCCCTGATGTGACCAGTTGCTTCAGGCTCCTCTTGCATAGGCTGCCCCACCATGATGGGGTGCCTTGAACTCTaagacaaaccctttctcccttaagctgcttttgcCAGGGTACTTTATCAtaccaacaaaaaagaaaccaagactctCTCTATTCTGTTTTCCTCAGAATAGATCCACTCTGTTCCACTCCCTCTACACCCCCAATCAGACAGCATCTTTTAGTTCTGACGACTTAAAAAACACCCCACAGTAAATGCCATTCAAGTTTCTCAGATTCTAATTATCCAAATTAGAATTCTTATTTCAAAGTCTATACACTTCCAGCCAGatggtagtggcacacgcctttaatcccagcacttgggaggcagaggcaggttgaacTCTggcttcgaggccagcctggtctacacagtgagttctaggacagccaggctatgtagagagagtgtgcctcgaaaaaaaacaaaaacaaaaccaacaacaacaacgaagTCTAACGTCCATCCTGTTAGGAGTAGCATTAAAGCTCCTTTTTTTGGTCAACAGAATTCGGTGTCTTCAGCTACTGAGTGAGCTTCCCTGTCTGTGATGAAGATGTGTAGGCTAGGACACTAACAGACTTACTAAAATGACTCCAGGACGCTTTAAAAACGAAAATACACATTTGTAGACACACAGTGGAGAGGAGCACTGACTGGGAAGTTATTCGTTTAAGAGTAGTCTTAATATTTAGCAACATTTTTCATTAATCATAATAGCTAGAAAAGGATAATAATCAACTATCCCTATCTctggaaacacaaagaaaggtGATACAGATTTGATACATTTGAACAGTAAGTTTCTCTGAAACAATATTATTTCCCCCAACTAAGACATTCAAAGAGCAAAGATGATTATGGCtattggaggggggggggtggtaaTGAAACcatctttttaaatagtttaactACTTAGTTATAACGGACCATGTCATTCTGACCCTAACTTGTCATCCGGATTCTCTGTTAGATCATAGAGAAAGGATAGGAGAAGATATCAAAACATCTGGATATAGAAAATCAGCAATATACATAGAGAACCAAATCAGCCTGCTCCCAGGACATGCCTGGGCTTGTTTCTCACATGCTTACTCCCACCTGATGAAACCCCAGCATGTGTGCCCCGGGGATCATGCAGCGGTCCTGCAGAAGCAAGGCTCTACTCACAGCACAGGCACAAAAAGGCCTTACTCCAGAGAAAACACTGGCcggccagggtggggtgggggtgtttatAGTGCAGGTTTACCTATTATTACATCTTATGTCCATAATGTTCAAAGAAAGAATAGAGACCTCAAAAATACTGTTATATTTAATAATCAACataaggcttaaaaaaaaaaaaaaaaagccttccccAAAAGTCTATAGGTGACATTCACAACAGGTATtacatttgggggaaaaaaaaaaaactctaaaaataaataaaaccaaagctaCAGTGAATACACAAACTGAAATATAGACTCAAAAACATGCTCGGATCCGTTCAAACTGCTGCATTAATTTAAGAGACTAATTTAGAAGCTGATATAAAAATACTTCTCAGATCTCAAAATCCATCCGATTGGACGTGTGCGATGGCAGACACGAAGGATGCATAGCGCTTGATGTCCTAATTTGGAAGGGAGCTCAGAGACACTAAAGAAAATCACAGCTCCACCATGTACCGGTCTGAGGGAAATGAATGACCACGGCACACGTTTCCACGGTTGGGCTGGGGCCTACTCCTCACCGGCTGTACAGCAAATAACAGCCTCCCCTTAGCAGAAACAGACCCGGGGCAAAGAAGAGAATCCAGGAACAGGTTCCTGGCGTCCGGGTAAAGTAGGGAAGGCTACCCCTGGGTATTCCGGAGAAGAGAAGACGAGAGAAAACCTTACTCAGAGGTCACCAAAACGTGGCAGGCAGAAAAACAGCCCTGGCAGGCTGTTTTACATCACAGAAGAAAGCTTAGAAGGGGAGGAGGCCGTGGCGACCCAGGCTCCGCATCTAGGACTCCAAGCAGCGCCCCTGCAGCATCGCCCCCGCGTGTGCCATTCCCGGGCTGGGCACGCTCACACGCATTCGGGTCCCGCGCGGATGCAGGCGGGGAGCACCGAGTCGCCGAGGCGGCTGTGCGAATGGCTGCGGGATCGGGATCGGTGGCCCGCCGGACGCCGCGGGCGAGGCTGACACGCGCACACGGACGCAGCCGAGCGGACGAGGACCACACTCACCGGAACCGGCAGGCCGCAGCCGCCCCGCCACCCCGCGCGCCGCTGCCCGCTCCAAGACCACTTTTCTGCGCTCGCCGCCGCCGCCCGGCCGCTCCACTGCTGGAGGCTGATTGTCAAAAGTCCGTCGGAGCCGAGCCACCGGGAAACAGCTGCAGGAAGTGACTGCGGAACCGggaggcggcggcagcggcggcggcggaggaggaggaggaggcagggctcCCGGCAGCGCTTCTGCGCATGTGCACGGACAAGCGGCTGCTCCCGCAGACCCCGGGCGCCGGGCAGGTGCGGGATGGCGACGCGAGAGGGTACACTACCCTG of Mus pahari chromosome 4, PAHARI_EIJ_v1.1, whole genome shotgun sequence contains these proteins:
- the LOC110320254 gene encoding basic proline-rich protein-like, producing the protein MTYFCFCEIRILKFVKLKRYNCNQEALPGALPPPPPPPPPLPPPPGSAVTSCSCFPVARLRRTFDNQPPAVERPGGGGERRKVVLERAAARGVAGRLRPAGSGECGPRPLGCVRVRVSASPAASGGPPIPIPQPFAQPPRRLGAPRLHPRGTRMRVSVPSPGMAHAGAMLQGRCLES